In the Thermoplasmata archaeon genome, GTTTTATATTTTGAAGAGTTGCAGTAACATTTATTGTTTCCCCTACTCTGAACGATTTCTTTACCAAAGAAATTGAAAATTTTAACCCTTCCTCCACATAGATTGTACGCGTTACCTTTGCAATAGCACCACAATCGTCGGTAACTTTGAAAACTGCTGTGTATGTCCCTGTACGATTATAATACCACCAAACTCCAAAAAACTCATTCGCTTCCCGCGAATTCCAATCATATATACCATCTCCATCAAAATCCCATTCCTCAAGAACGATACCTCCGTCAGAATCTACGCCTACACCCAAAAATAAAACAGCCTCACCTACATCTGCCTCACTCGCACAGGATGCATAAGCTTTCGGTGGCTGGTTCCACAGTGTTTTTCCAAAACAAAAAATTGCTAAAATAAAATTAATCACGAGTGAAATAGTTAGGAGTGCGCACCATGCTT is a window encoding:
- a CDS encoding PKD domain-containing protein; its protein translation is MEKKKAWCALLTISLVINFILAIFCFGKTLWNQPPKAYASCASEADVGEAVLFLGVGVDSDGGIVLEEWDFDGDGIYDWNSREANEFFGVWWYYNRTGTYTAVFKVTDDCGAIAKVTRTIYVEEGLKFSISLVKKSFRVGETINVTATLQNIKHEVICVDDLWWGCKISIDYFIMHNGSILPRRYPVIPGVPERVALMPQQSINETIDLWECYDFGNLTGHFSLQAKYTSRGYEAYLWHYTLYSNIIDFTLER